TGAAAATATACTTTAATTCCTTACAATAGATATATTTTTGGCTAGGTGCAAGACGGAAAAAGAGAGGTGGGCAGCATTTCTGTGAACATAAATTTACACTCATAAttcagctgtttgctgctgcttgtttaatattaaaatttCAGTAAGTGCCAAGTCTCTAGGAACTCAACACAGCTATTCATAATCTCTCCTCTGTTAACCATGCAGATTCAGCTGACGAGGAGATGAATACATATTACCGTTTGCCTCTGTAAATTAGAAAGTGCTGGGGAAATGCCAAAAGTTATTTAAGAGAATAAAGGACTGATTCAATGGGTCACAATGACTGTTACATGTGTACTTATCTTAATTCCCTACCTCATGTCCTCTGTCTTGCACAGGACATGATTCACTGTCTGCTTCTGAGAACGACCCAGACTCATCACTGGAGTTTGTTCCATAGGATGGCTCACATTTAATCTGGGGTCTGACTTGGTTGTACATTCCATCTCCCATCATGCCTGGCTCCTGATGTTCAGGGGCCAGGAATCGAGCTCCTTGGGAACAGGGGGAAGATGAAAACTCACACAGAGGGAGGCTACAGGGAGAACCAACACTGCCATCCTCTGCATATGAGTAGGAGGAACATGAGCTAGAGGTCCTGGTTCTGGTTTCCAAAGGAGGAGAGCGAGGGCAAACTTTAATTGGCACCGGGCAGCTGGTGTTAGGCCGCATCCTTCCTGGCAAGTGATCAGCTGTCAGTCCACTGTGGGAATAGGTCTGTGAACTAGGAAGGGATTGGCTGCCTCCAGCCCACAGACCCTTTGGCACTGTCTCAGTGAGGTCTTTGTCCAAGTTGCTCACACCAGAATATGAATGCACTGAAGTGTTTACTTGGTCACAAGCATTTGAAGAGAATATAACACTCCTCCTGTCCAGTTCACCTTCCTGTTTACAGAGTGCTTCAAAACCAGGCCCTCTGAGTGGCGATCCCATTGTGAAGTTGGAAGTATCCTTCTGAATGGCATGGGACTGTCCATAATTCCCTGTGAAAGGGCTGTAGTCAGTTTTCTGGTCACCCTGAGTTGTCCCTTTGTCAAGAGGGCATGCTGGACCCCTGGCAAAGTGCTGTTGGGAAGTACTGGGGAAGCCAACCAAATCTACGCTTTTTGTTCTGTTGAAGAAAGACCTTAAGCAGGAAGGAGAGGACACACTTTTAGACCTGTCAACACAAGTGGGACTTGGCTGTTTCCTGTCCATTTCAACATCCCCTTCTTTATCCCTGATGTCAGGTTCATCTCCAGACAGGCAAAGCGTGATGCTTTCTTCATCGTTTTCCTCATTCTGAGGCTCGCTTTTTATCTGCCCCACAGCAAGTCCTGATTTGAGGCCATTTCCAGAACTCTCTTCACTGAATGTGCTTGCAAAACCTGAGGTACTGATGTGTGATGTGTTGTAGACATTCTTGGTACAAGCAAGCTGGTATTTCTTATATCTTGGGTACCGTGTTACTGAGTCTTTGTCCAAACTGTCCTTGCTATCTCTCAGCATGTCAGAGTCAGGCAGCATCCCTTCTTCCTTGTCTGCTCCAGAACTAGTGGATTCAAAGTTAAAGGGTTCCTGATGCATTCTTTCCCTTGGGCAGGATATCTTTGAAGTCTCTGATTCCATagtttcctcctcttctccatcaGAGTTCTCTTCATCGTGCATTCTCTGACAGGTGGTATCCTTTTTGCATAGGAACAGGCCATCTTCATTGTTCAGCAGCTGAGTCTGAAGGAAACTGAAGCAGGAGTCCTCCAGGTTGTGCATGCGCAGGAATTCAGCACAGTGGATGACCTCCTGGATGTTTTCTCTGCTGAGTAACAGCTTAGCAGTGTAGGCAAACTGTAACAATGGACCAAATCCTCTGGCAGTGAcctgcaaaaacaacaacaacagggaaATTGACATCATTACCATCAGTACAGCTATTGTCCCAAGCCTTTCAAGTGTAGTTAGATAACCTGACAGCTCTAATGTCCATAAATAAATACTGTAAAGTACCAGTTAATCTTTTATCAGGTCAGCCATTATGCTACTTCCAATAATTAATGCTGTCTGCTCTGTGTTGCTTTTATACCTCATATTACAGGCTGAACTAAACattacttagggtacgtcttcactacccgccgtatcggcgggtagcaatcgatttatccgggatcgatatatcgcgtctcgttaagacgcgatatatcgatccccgaacgcgttcaccgtcgactccggaactccaccagagcgagcggcggtagcgcagtcgacgggggagccgcggctgtcgatcccgcgccgtgtggaccccagataattcgatcttagatacttcgacttcagctacgctattcgcgtagctgaagttgcgtatcttagatcgatccccccccagtgtagaccagcccttagactgaGTGACTTAAAGAGCTATGAACAAGGCATTTAAAAGATGTAAAAATATACATTAGCATACACACTATTAATCTGTCAATGAATGAATTCATAGTTCTCCGTTAACATGATGCATTGCAACAAGAAGATACAAATGAAAGTATGATTCTTCTAACCCTGGTGCAGAATGGGTTGGAGGATAAAGGTGTCATTTAATCTGAACAGTGTTTTGGGAGGGAAACATGTATGCTGAATGTTATATGAAAATTCAGATAAGAACTTTTCCCCCTAGTCTGAAAGGCAACCAGGCTAATGTTTCCTCAAATCTATGCTAGTCACCATTTATCTAGTTGCTATTTCACAAATAATGGAAGATTTTGAATTTGTACTGCACATGGGTTCTCCTCAATCAGAGGAATTGCATTATTTCTGGTTTCAGTGAATATGAATTACAGCATGCAGGGAATAGGTTCACATTCATATTCAACTGCTACAACTCACACAGAGCCCTAGCCTGGAACATAATTTTACTCTATTTTTCTTTGGGAATGAATTATAGTTATTTCCTGGATCGTATTATACATATACACCACACACATATTATATATAAGGAATACATACCCTCGCATGTGTACATGCACACctccccgctccgccccctcAGATATGTTGTGGTGATATCCATACACAgagccatgtgataaattgcataTATCATGCACTTTTGACTACTGTACCTCACCTGCATCCTGCCCATTAATCCATTGCAATTGACTTCAACTAAAGGTTTTTCCCATCTGTCCTCCCCCACAAGTTATTCTGGGCTGAAGCGCAGCAAAAGCACTACTCGTTCCTGGAGCAGCAAGAAGTTTAAGATCTGATATGTCCTGACTAATCCAGGACTAGAAATGGAAGCATCTTAATGGAAAAGGGAAATTTCTAGCTTTTTCTGGTCCCCATCCTTTGTATTCTGAAAAGCAGACTCGTGCCAAATTTTCGCTGACAGACCAGTCCAAAGCTGTGGCTCACAGTCAAGGAACAAGATTTCTAAGACaggaaggattgtccagtggttaggacactaagatgggactaaaaaaaaaaactagcgtTAAATTCCTTGCAGCACCCAAGTCTTCCTGTATGACACTgggaagtcacttagcctctctgtaccttaggtccccatttgtaaaatagggaagcTGGTTCCTATCACACAGaggtattgtgaagataaatacattaaagatcacGAGGCACTCCGATATGATGATAGCAGGGGACAGATAAGTACCCTAAGATAGGCAGATGGCTTTCCAATGAGTTACACAGCACCTGCTTTACCTGTGCAACGTTCTGATAAATCAGATTTTAAATCTGAAAAGTTAGGATAGTAATCATAGatatgtagggctgaaagggacttTGAGAGATTATCTAGTCCCCTgagctgaggcagaaccaagtaaatctagatcatccctgactggtgtttatctaacctcttcttaaaaacctccaaggacagagattccacaacctcctttagtaacctgttccagtgtgTAACTATCCTtatgttagaaagtttttcctaacatctaacctaaatctcccttgctgcagattaagccccttacttcttgtccgaccttcggtggacatggagaacagttgatcaccgtcctctttgtaacagcccctAATATAATTGAAGACTTACCgggtcctctctcagtcttcttttctcaagactaaacatgaccagcttttttttttaaaacttttcctcacaggttaggttttctaaacctttcatcatttctgttgctctcctttggactctctccaatttgtccacatctttcctaaagtgtggcacgcaaaattggacacagtactccagttgaggcctgttaatacaccccagaatgatattagcctttttcacaactgcatcatattgctgactcatattcaatttgtgatccactatagcccccagatcctttacagttagccagttattctccattttgtagttatacATTTGATTTTGCctttctaagtgaagtactttgcacttgtctttattgtatttaatcttattgaattcagaccaattctccaatttgtcaagatccttTCAAATTCTaatcttccaaagtgcttgcaacccttcccagcttccaCAAATGTTATGAGCATACTCTCCATTATCGaagtcattaataaaatattgaatagtactggacccaggatagACCCCAGCAGCACCCACTAGATACGTCCTCCCAATTTGACtgcgaaccactgataactactttttgagtaagatctttcaaccagttgtgcacttaCTTtaattcatctagaccacattttcctagtttgcttataagaatgtcatgtgtggctgtgtcaaaagtcttactaaaatcaagatatatcatgtctgcTGCTTCCTCCCATGGGAATAATTATGTATGTTTGGAATCGACTCACTCATAATGCTAAAGCCATGAGTGAGTCATGCAGGTCATTCCAAAGAAGTGCTTATAAATCCTTTGCCACACAGCACCATCAGGTACTTTGTACAGGCCACAAATTTTAgagaaaaaatgagagagaaaactttaaaaagaaactaTTGTAAAGCCAGGCTGTCAAGAGCCCTACTATATAAATCTTGGAAGGAGAGGAAAACAACAGTCTTTTTAGACACTTCTTAAAATTGCTCTCAATAGATTTTCTATGTAAAACAGTACCGCAATAAATGCTATTTTAGGAAACTTCTAACTTGACTGCTTGTATCTTACACAATTCTTGCAACAAAGCCTATACATTCCCCTTTTACAATATGCCTCTGGTGGAAAATTGC
This genomic window from Emys orbicularis isolate rEmyOrb1 chromosome 3, rEmyOrb1.hap1, whole genome shotgun sequence contains:
- the BACH2 gene encoding transcription regulator protein BACH2, whose translation is MSVDEKTESPMYVYESTVHCTNILLCLNDQRKQDILCDVTLIVEGKEFRAHRAVLAACSEYFLQALVGQTENDLVVSLPEEVTARGFGPLLQFAYTAKLLLSRENIQEVIHCAEFLRMHNLEDSCFSFLQTQLLNNEDGLFLCKKDTTCQRMHDEENSDGEEEETMESETSKISCPRERMHQEPFNFESTSSGADKEEGMLPDSDMLRDSKDSLDKDSVTRYPRYKKYQLACTKNVYNTSHISTSGFASTFSEESSGNGLKSGLAVGQIKSEPQNEENDEESITLCLSGDEPDIRDKEGDVEMDRKQPSPTCVDRSKSVSSPSCLRSFFNRTKSVDLVGFPSTSQQHFARGPACPLDKGTTQGDQKTDYSPFTGNYGQSHAIQKDTSNFTMGSPLRGPGFEALCKQEGELDRRSVIFSSNACDQVNTSVHSYSGVSNLDKDLTETVPKGLWAGGSQSLPSSQTYSHSGLTADHLPGRMRPNTSCPVPIKVCPRSPPLETRTRTSSSCSSYSYAEDGSVGSPCSLPLCEFSSSPCSQGARFLAPEHQEPGMMGDGMYNQVRPQIKCEPSYGTNSSDESGSFSEADSESCPVQDRGHEVKLPFPVDQITDLPRNDFQMMIKMHKLTSEQLEFIHDVRRRSKNRIAAQRCRKRKLDCIQNLECEIRKLVCEKEKLLSERNQLKACMGELLDNFSCLSQEVCRDMQSPEQIQALHRYCPVLRPMDLPTATNINPSPAGVEQNLVTSQCVGEGMQCCSEQDSVQLGAHWLPNNVSENCTAGRGLDGVAQGTYSERELPLEQSSQTVTVDFCQEMTDKCTTDEQPRKDYT